A DNA window from Malus domestica chromosome 12, GDT2T_hap1 contains the following coding sequences:
- the LOC139189853 gene encoding secreted RxLR effector protein 161-like, whose translation MVIRTLDVKQDLFCPKEDEEEILEPEVPYLSAIEALLYLAQCTRPDISFAVNLLARYSNAPTRGYWNGVKDIFCYLKGTTDLGLFYTRKSPSVAILYGHQIDSRLVGYAYAGYLFDPHRARSQTGYVFTVGDTIICWRSTKQMLVGISCNHAEILALHEALSECFWLREVMEHIRSNSGLTSVIDLLTTIFEDNAACIEQLKKGYIKRDNTKHIAPKFFYSHHQ comes from the coding sequence ATGGTCATTCGAACTCTAGATGTTAAACAAGATCTTTTCTGTCCAAAggaagatgaggaagagattttggaacctgaagttccttaCTTAAGTGCAATTgaggctttattgtacttggctcagtgcactagacccgacatctcctttgctgtgaatctattggctagatacagcaatgcgcccACACGCGGGtattggaatggtgttaaagacattttctgctacctcaaaggtactacggatttgggtttGTTCTATACCCGCAAATCTCCAAGTGTTGCCATCCTATATGGCCATCagattgattctcgccttgttggttacgcaTATGCTGGATATCTGTTTGATCCACATAGagcacgttctcaaacgggttatgtctttaccgttggagacaccATTATATGTTGGAGGTCTACTAAGCAAATGCTAGTTGGGATTTCGTgtaaccatgctgagattctcgccttacatgaagcattgagtgagtgcttttggctgagagaagttatggaacatattcgaagtaatagtggtcttacatcagtcATTGACCTTCTTACGActatctttgaagacaatgcagcatgtatcgagcagctgaagaagggatacatcaagagagacaacaccaagcacatagcgccgaagttcttttactcacaccaCCAGTAG